One window from the genome of Silene latifolia isolate original U9 population unplaced genomic scaffold, ASM4854445v1 scaffold_119, whole genome shotgun sequence encodes:
- the LOC141637483 gene encoding phosphoinositide phospholipase C 2-like, translating into MSKQAFGFCFCFRKMFKLNIAEPPIDVVNLFNQYSENGVMTVEQLHKFLVEFQGEDEATVDDAQAILQSLKHLHVFHRRGLHLDHFFRFLFGDLNSPLASLGVHQDMTSPLAHYFLYTGHNSYLTGNQLSSDSSIDPIVKALRTGVRVIELDLWPNSKKNDVEVFHGGTMTSPVELIKCLEAIKENAFYASEYPVIITFEDHLDALLQAKVAQMVTKTFGDMLFPSMDFQEFPSPESLKRKILISTKPPKESFDNLKEEENNEQKVYRCVNISGKSIGNGGGFTKRKEVLIQDKQNEMEEEEEEGSVSEYRDLISVHKVKGKGGLANLLRGDSKRAARLSLGEQKLQNAIKTHGPDIIRFTQTNLLRVYPKGTRILSSNYNPLLGWTHGVQMVAFNMQGYGKYLWIMQGMFRANGGCGYVKKPDLLLNASPKNGVFNPNISRQVKKTLKVKVYMGDGWHLEFRRTHFDAFSPPDFFAKLQILGVPADNKKVKTKPMEDEWIPTWNREFEFPLTVPELALLRIEVRDYNMSGRHDFGGQTCLPVSELRSGIRAIPLYDKKGRKYKYVKLLIQFQFI; encoded by the exons ATGTCGAAACAGGCAtttgggttttgtttttgttttaggaAGATGTTCAAGCTGAACATAGCTGAGCCTCCTATCGACGTTGTGAACTTGTTTAATCAGTATTCAGAGAATGGAGTGATGACAGTAGAACAACTGCATAAGTTTCTGGTGGAGTTTCAAGGAGAAGACGAGGCGACAGTCGATGATGCTCAAGCTATTTTGCAGAGTCTTAAGCATCTACATGTTTTCCATAGGAGAGGCCTTCATCTTGATCACTTTTTTAGGTTTCTTTTTGGTGACTTGAACTCTCCTCTTGCTTCTCTTGGG GTGCACCAGGACATGACATCCCCATTGGCTCATTACTTCTTATACACAGGGCATAATTCCTACTTGACTGGCAATCAGTTGAGCAGTGACAGCAGCATCGATCCAATCGTGAAGGCGTTGAGGACCGGTGTAAGGGTCATCGAGCTTGATTTATGGCCTAACTCTAAAAAGAATGATGTAGAAGTTTTTCATGGAGG GACTATGACTTCACCAGTAGAATTAATCAAGTGTTTGGAGGCAATTAAGGAAAATGCTTTTTATGCTTCGGAGTATCCTGTTATTATTACTTTTGAAGATCACTTAGACGCTTTGCTTCAGGCTAAAGTTGCTCAG ATGGTCACTAAAACATTTGGAGATATGCTGTTCCCAAGCATGGATTTCCAGGAATTCCCTTCACCTGAATCATTAAAGAGGAAGATTTTGATATCAACCAAACCACCGAAAGAATCCTTTGACAATCTCAAAGAAGAAGAAAACAATGAGCAAAAGGTGTATCGTTGTGTAAATATATCTGGAAAATCAATAGGAAATGGAGGTGGGTTCACAAAGAGAAAAGAAGTTCTTATACAGGACAAG CAAAATGAGatggaggaagaagaggaagagggatCGGTTTCCGAGTATAGAGACTTGATTTCAGTTCATAAGGTCAAGGGAAAAGGTGGATTGGCTAACTTGCTGAGAGGTGATTCTAAGAGAGCGGCTCGTTTGAGCCTTGGAGAGCAAAAACTTCAGAATGCTATCAAAACTCATGGACCTGATATCATTCG GTTTACTCAGACGAATTTACTCAGAGTATACCCAAAGGGTACGCGAATTTTATCTTCAAATTACAATCCTCTCCTCGGATGGACACATGGTGTTCAAATGGTTGCTTTCAATATGCAG GGCTACGGAAAATACCTTTGGATCATGCAAGGAATGTTCAGAGCCAATGGAGGGTGTGGTTATGTGAAAAAGCCAGATTTGCTTTTGAATGCCAGTCCCAAAAACGGGGTTTTTAACCCAAACATAAGTCGCCAAGTCAAGAAAACGTTGAAG GTGAAGGTATACATGGGAGACGGATGGCATTTGGAATTCAGGCGCACCCATTTTGATGCATTCTCACCACCCGATTTCTTTGCTAAG cTTCAAATATTAGGAGTGCCAGCTGATAATAAGAAGGTAAAGACAAAGCCTATGGAGGATGAATGGATTCCGACATGGAACAGAGAGTTCGAGTTCCCATTAACAGTGCCTGAACTCGCACTTTTGAGAATTGAAGTTCGGGACTATAACATGAGTGGAAGACATGATTTTGGAGGTCAAACTTGCTTGCCAGTGTCAGAATTGCGCAGTGGTATTCGAGCAATTCCCTTGTACGACAAAAAAGGACGGAAATACAAGTATGTAAAATTACTCATACAGTTTCAGTTCATCTGA